The DNA sequence GCCGGAAGAAATCGTCCGCATGAAAGGAATCGTCTGGAGTGCTTCCCATAACGACTATGCCGTCTCGCTCTCCCAGGCAGGCCCTTCTGTTTATATTCATCCTGTCGCATACTGGGCAGCGGCACTGGCTGTGGAAGAACAGAATCTCTATTTGGAAGAAAACGAAGAACTGCGCGAAGACTGGGAAGAAGAAACCGGAGATCGAAAAAATGAATTTGTCGTGATCGGCATTCGTCTGGATAAGGACAAGCTCGAGAAGCAGCTTGATGCATGTCTTCTTACAGAGGAGGAGTATAACGGGGACTGGAGCCGGTTTTCCAATCCTTTTGAAGAAGAGGCAGGCTCCCCCGTCTAAAAAGATAAAATTTTCCGCATCAAAACAGCTTCTTTCCACAAAAATGGGAAAGAAGCTGTTTTGATTAACGCAGGTGAAAACACGATTACTATAAGCTCAATACATGATTTCGTAGAAAGTGAGTCCTCTTCCGAATCAGAGCAGCCTTGTATTTAAACAGTAGACTACCTTAAAAATAAAGTAGATAGATATGTTGAACTTAATAATTCGTTTCCTCTTCTGTAAACGACCGCTTTCGTTTCCATGGGGACGCTTTCCGGGCGGGCCGGCCTCAGCTAATCCCTTCCTCCCTTCTGTCGGGCGGGATGGATCTTCGGCTTATCCTTTAACCCATTATGGTTTCACGTTCTTCGACCAGTTTCTTTCTCTGCCAGGCTGTATCAATTTCCGGTGTGAATTTCTCAGGGTAGCGGATGTGCCAGCGCTGCTTGCGGATGATAAAGTCATATGGATCGTAGCGCAGCGCTTCATCGAGAAGCATAAGGGCTGCTCCTTCTGCTCCGCTGTGCAGAAGCTCCATCGCTTCTTTATACCGCTGCTGGGAGATCGAGCGGAATTCAGGTGCTACCGCTTCCTGATGGGAAGGGAGCGCTTCTGGAAATTCCCCGGCGAGCAGTTTTTCGAGAAGCTGGTAATGATCCGGATTGAGAATCGAAAACCCTTCCTGGGCCCAGCGGATAATTCCTTC is a window from the Alkalicoccus halolimnae genome containing:
- a CDS encoding TlpA family protein disulfide reductase; protein product: MWQQFMENKEVDVVAAAVDIQGASAVKPFVENGTFTCVIDAARTLPIRFQFRTVPAVIFLDKEGIIRWAQEGFSILNPDHYQLLEKLLAGEFPEALPSHQEAVAPEFRSISQQRYKEAMELLHSGAEGAALMLLDEALRYDPYDFIIRKQRWHIRYPEKFTPEIDTAWQRKKLVEERETIMG